A stretch of the Musa acuminata AAA Group cultivar baxijiao chromosome BXJ2-7, Cavendish_Baxijiao_AAA, whole genome shotgun sequence genome encodes the following:
- the LOC103981982 gene encoding uncharacterized protein LOC103981982 codes for MPTPMPQPSQHTRINLGDLKLQIAKKLGPERSQRYFGYVNQLLAQKLSKPDFNKYCLLILGRENIPLHNHLIRSILKNAFLAKHPPSLGLEKDAPKSVEVVGKNSSQNESVVNHLTAPTAKHTLGCNGNILPPSPRKARSCIRDRRIKDRPSSLGQNGGMDATSYQSLVSLDENVTQENGVLGPCDLKRPMQHHQGVPLEHPVKRPRRENRTPHDQAYVEHKGSVEFLVMEGMDELEQADDLNFKRGPLQAPLGIPFCPASLGGAQRSLPLITSSSSNHSSNYHCGELCHTESLKRRMEKIAEAHGLEGVTLDSSNLLNNGLDVYLKLLIRSCVELLGIRSGHDQTKPSVFKQQAQEKPINGVWSGNHMHVQNSGRSSGNLQRLKTQSLISLQDLRVAMELNPQQLGEDWPLLLEKICLRSYKE; via the coding sequence ATGCCAACGCCGATGCCGCAGCCTTCTCAGCATACCCGGATCAATCTCGGTGACCTCAAGTTGCAGATAGCTAAAAAGCTAGGCCCTGAGCGCTCCCAGCGATATTTCGGCTATGTGAATCAGTTGTTGGCACAAAAGCTGAGCAAACCAGATTTCAACAAGTATTGTCTTTTGATACTCGGGCGCGAGAATATACCTTTGCACAACCATCTTATTCGCTCGATCCTCAAGAATGCCTTTCTGGCAAAACACCCACCTTCACTTGGCCTTGAGAAGGATGCTCCAAAGTCTGTTGAAGTGGTTGGAAAGAACTCATCTCAAAACGAAAGCGTCGTTAACCATTTGACAGCACCGACAGCGAAGCACACATTAGGGTGCAATGGGAACATCTTACCTCCATCCCCTCGCAAGGCTAGGTCATGCATCCGAGACCGGAGGATCAAAGATCGTCCTAGTTCTCTTGGACAGAATGGAGGAATGGATGCGACTTCTTATCAGTCTTTGGTGTCCTTAGATGAGAATGTCACCCAAGAGAATGGTGTTCTTGGCCCTTGTGATTTGAAGAGACCAATGCAGCATCATCAAGGTGTCCCCTTGGAGCATCCTGTAAAGAGACCGCGGAGAGAAAATAGGACACCTCATGATCAAGCTTATGTAGAGCACAAGGGTTCAGTTGAGTTTTTAGTCATGGAAGGGATGGATGAGTTGGAACAAGCTGATGATttgaatttcaagagaggtcctcTTCAGGCTCCACTTGGGATCCCTTTCTGTCCTGCAAGTTTGGGTGGGGCACAAAGATCTTTGCCCTTAATTACTTCTAGCAGCAGTAATCATAGTAGTAACTATCATTGTGGAGAGTTATGCCATACTGAGTCTCTAAAGAGAAGGATGGAGAAAATAGCAGAAGCCCATGGCTTGGAAGGAGTCACATTGGACTCCTCTAATCTATTAAATAATGGCTTAGATGTTTATTTGAAGCTTCTAATTAGGTCTTGTGTTGAATTATTAGGAATAAGGTCAGGTCATGATCAAACAAAGCCTTCAGTCTTCAAGCAGCAAGCACAAGAGAAGCCGATTAATGGTGTTTGGTCTGGAAATCACATGCATGTACAGAATAGTGGTAGGTCTTCAGGCAACTTGCAGAGGCTGAAAACACAGAGTTTGATATCTCTGCAGGATTTAAGGGTGGCAATGGAGTTGAACCCACAGCAACTTGGTGAAGATTGGCCACTGCTACTTGAGAAGATATGCCTCCGTTCATATAAAGAATAA
- the LOC135617384 gene encoding plasma membrane ATPase-like has translation MAGDKAISLDEIKNETVDLERIPIEEVFEQLKCTREGLSSTDGDNRLQIFGPNKLEEKKESKILKFLGFMWNPLSWVMEMAAIMAIALANGSGKPPDWQDFVGIVVLLVINSTISFIEENNAGNAAAALMAGLAPKTKVLRDGRWMEEDAAILVPGDIISIKLGDIVPADARLLEGDPLKIDQSALTGESLPVTRNPGDEVFSGSTCKQGEIEAVVIATGVHTFFGKAAHLVDSTNQVGHFQKVLTAIGNFCICSIAVGMIVEIIVMYPIQHRRYRDGIDNLLVLLIGGIPIAMPTVLSVTMAIGSHRLSEQGAITKRMTAIEEMAGMDVLCSDKTGTLTLNKLSVDKNLIEVFAKGVDKEHVVLLAARASRTENQDAIDAAMVGMLADPKEARAGIREVHFLPFNPVDKRTALTYIDADGNWHRVSKGAPEQILSLCNCKEDVRNKVHSVIDKFAERGLRSLAVARQEVPEKSKESPGRPWQFVGLLPLFDPPRHDSAETIRRALNLGVNVKMITGDQLAIAKETGRRLGMGTNMYPSSSLLGQNKDASIAALPVDELIEKADGFAGVFPEHKYEIVKKLQERKHICGMTGDGVNDAPALKKADIGIAVADATDAARSASDIVLTEPGLSVIISAVLTSRAIFQRMKNYTIYAVSITIRIVLGFMLIALIWKFDFSPFMVLIIAILNDGTIMTISKDRVKPSPMPDSWKLKEIFATGVVFGSYLALMTVIFFWAMKETDFFSDKFKVRSLRQSEDEMMSALYLQVSIVSQALIFVTRSRGWCFIERPGLLLVSAFIIAQLVATLIAVYADWGFARIKGIGWGWAGVIWLYSVVFFFPLDWFKFAIRYILSGKAWDNLLENKTAFTTKKDYGREEREAQWAMAQRTLHGLQPPETANIFSEKSSYRELSEIAEQAKRRAEIARIRELNTLKGHVESVVKLKGLDIDNIQQHYTV, from the exons ATGGCCGGGGACAAGGCGATTAGCTTGGATGAGATCAAGAACGAGACCGTTGATCTG GAACGCATTCCGATCGAGGAGGTTTTCGAGCAGCTGAAATGTACTCGGGAAGGTCTCTCGTCGACGGATGGGGACAATCGGCTCCAAATCTTTGGCCCCAACAAACTCGAAGAAAAAAAg GAGAGCAAAATTCTCAAATTTCTGGGGTTCATGTGGAACCCGCTCTCGTGGGTGATGGAAATGGCCGCCATCATGGCCATCGCCTTGGCCAACGGCAGTGGAAAGCCCCCAGACTGGCAAGACTTCGTTGGTATCGTTGTGTTGCTCGTGATCAACTCCACCATCAGTTTCATCGAAGAAAACAACGCCGGCAATGCTGCCGCCGCTCTGATGGCTGGCCTTGCCCCCAAAACGAAG GTGCTCAGAGATGGCCGCTGGATGGAGGAGGACGCAGCGATTCTGGTTCCTGGTGATATTATCAGCATAAAACTTGGAGATATCGTCCCTGCCGATGCCCGCCTCCTCGAAGGAGATCCTTTGAAGATTGACCAATCTGCGTTGACCGGAGAGTCCCTCCCTGTCACTAGGAACCCCGGAGATGAGGTGTTCTCCGGGTCGACCTGCAAGCAGGGTGAGATCGAGGCCGTTGTCATCGCCACCGGTGTGCACACTTTCTTCGGGAAAGCGGCCCATCTCGTTGATAGCACGAACCAAGTCGGCCATTTCCAGAAGGTGCTCACGGCCATTGGGAATTTCTGCATCTGCTCTATCGCGGTTGGGATGATCGTGGAGATCATCGTCATGTACCCGATCCAGCACCGAAGATACAGGGATGGCATCGACAATCTCTTGGTCCTCTTGATCGGTGGTATTCCGATCGCTATGCCCACGGTCTTGTCGGTGACCATGGCCATCGGGTCCCACAGGCTCTCTGAGCAAGGCGCCATCACGAAGAGGATGACTGCAATAGAGGAGATGGCCGGCATGGACGTTCTCTGCAGTGACAAGACCGGGACGCTAACCCTCAACAAGCTGAGCGTTGACAAGAACCTCATCGAGGTCTTTGCCAAGGGTGTGGATAAGGAACATGTGGTCTTATTGGCAGCGAGAGCATCAAGGACGGAGAATCAAGATGCCATTGATGCTGCCATGGTCGGGATGCTTGCGGACCCAAAAGAG GCGAGGGCAGGTATCAGGGAAGTACATTTTCTTCCTTTCAACCCTGTCGACAAAAGAACTGCTCTCACCTACATTGATGCTGATGGCAACTGGCATCGTGTGAGCAAAGGTGCTCCAGAACAG ATTTTGAGCCTTTGCAACTGCAAGGAAGATGTCAGGAATAAGGTTCATTCTGTTATTGACAAGTTTGCTGAACGCGGGTTGCGATCACTAGCTGTTGCGAGACAG GAAGTTCCAGAGAAGTCCAAGGAGAGTCCAGGGAGGCCATGGCAATTCGTTGGTTTGTTGCCTCTATTTGATCCTCCAAGGCATGACAGTGCAGAAACTATTCGAAGGGCTCTCAACCTTGGTGTCAATGTGAAGATGATTACTG GTGACCAACTTGCCATAGCTAAGGAGACAGGTCGAAGACTCGGAATGGGAACCAACATGTACCCTTCCTCTTCATTGCTTGGCCAAAATAAGGATGCATCAATAGCTGCACTTCCCGTAGATGAACTAATAGAGAAGGCTGATGGGTTTGCAGGGGTGTTTCCAG AGCACAAGTATGAAATTGTGAAGAAGTTGCAGGAGAGGAAGCACATTTGTGGAATGACCGGAGACGGAGTTAATGATGCCCCTGCTCTCAAGAAGGCTGATATTGGGATTGCTGTTGCTGATGCTACAGATGCCGCTAGAAGTGCTTCTGACATTGTCCTCACTGAACCTGGTCTTAGTGTGATCATCAGTGCTGTGCTTACCAGCCGTGCTATTTTCCAGAGGATGAAGAATTACACT ATTTATGCTGTCTCCATCACCATTCGTATTGTG CTTGGATTTATGCTTATTGCACTAATATGGAAGTTTGACTTCTCACCTTTCATGGTTCTGATCATTGCCATTCTAAACGATG GAACAATCATGACAATCTCGAAGGATCGAGTGAAACCATCTCCAATGCCTGATAGTTGGAAGTTAAAAGAGATCTTTGCTACCGGCGTTGTGTTTGGCAGTTATTTGGCACTGATGACCGTTATATTCTTCTGGGCCATGAAAGAAACTGACTTCTTCTCT GATAAATTTAAGGTCAGATCACTGAGGCAAAGTGAAGATGAGATGATGTCTGCTTTGTACCTGCAAGTTAGTATTGTTAGTCAGGCACTTATTTTTGTTACTCGATCACGCGGCTGGTGTTTTATTGAACGCCCTGGACTTCTCTTAGTCAGTGCCTTCATTATTGCTCAACTT GTTGCAACGCTTATAGCTGTCTATGCTGACTGGGGCTTTGCACGGATAAAAGGTATAGGATGGGGATGGGCTGGAGTTATCTGGCTATACAGTGTTGTTTTCTTCTTCCCTCTTGACTGGTTCAAATTTGCCATCCGCTACATTTTGAGTGGAAAGGCATGGGATAACCTCCTGGAGAACAAG ACTGCATTCACTACCAAGAAGGATTATGGTAGGGAAGAAAGGGAAGCTCAATGGGCTATGGCACAACGAACTCTGCATGGACTCCAACCTCCTGAAACTGCCAATATCTTCTCAGAGAAGAGCAGCTATAGAGAACTTTCAGAGATTGCTGAGCAAGCCAAACGACGAGCTGAGATTGCAAG GATTCGGGAGCTGAATACTCTGAAGGGTCATGTAGAATCAGTGGTCAAGCTCAAGGGGCTTGACATCGACAACATCCAGCAGCATTACACGGTGTAA
- the LOC135617386 gene encoding ACT domain-containing protein DS12, chloroplastic-like isoform X2 — translation MNSLKNLGLHVVKANVYLDSSGKRNRFAITNRYTGRKIDDPELLETIRLTIINNMLQYHPESSSQLAMGATFGVEPPEQKVDVDIATRINIYGDGPNRSLLVVETADRPGLLVDLVKIITDINITVQSGEFDTEGLLAKAKFHVSYRNKPIGMSLQQVLSNSLRYFLRRPTTEEASF, via the exons ATGAATTCCCTCAAGAACTTAGGTCTACATGTTGTCAAGGCCAATGTatacttggattcttctggaaagCGCAACAGATTTGCAATAACTAACAG GTACACCGGTCGTAAAATTGATGACCCAGAATTGCTAGAAACAATACGATTGACAATTATCAACAACATGCTCCAATATCACCCG GAGTCTAGCAGCCAATTGGCTATGGGAGCAACTTTTGGAGTGGAGCCACCCGAGCAGAAG GTTGATGTGGATATTGCAACACGTATCAATATTTATGGTGATGGACCTAACAGAAG CTTACTTGTGGTGGAGACAGCAGACCGTCCAGGGTTGTTGGTTGATCTTGTTAAGATCATCACAGACATAAATATCACTGTCCAATCTGGAGAGTTTGACACTGAG GGACTGTTGGCGAAAGCAAAGTTCCATGTCAGCTATAGGAATAAACCGATCGGCATGAGTTTGCAACAG GTTCTCTCTAATAGCTTGCGTTATTTCTTGAGGAGGCCGACAACAGAGGAGGCGAGCTTTTAG
- the LOC135617386 gene encoding ACT domain-containing protein DS12, chloroplastic-like isoform X1: MAVLAMASGSLRSSPGVKLGGLGLPSLWCYSLGRFRSGVATSSKTRLPSYVAVRTPRAAYPTAVEDGCSSETNRIPTPKVIIDQDSDPDATIVEITFGDRLGTLLDTMNSLKNLGLHVVKANVYLDSSGKRNRFAITNRYTGRKIDDPELLETIRLTIINNMLQYHPESSSQLAMGATFGVEPPEQKVDVDIATRINIYGDGPNRSLLVVETADRPGLLVDLVKIITDINITVQSGEFDTEGLLAKAKFHVSYRNKPIGMSLQQVLSNSLRYFLRRPTTEEASF, from the exons ATGGCGGTGCTTGCAATGGCTTCTGGGAGCCTCCGATCGAGTCCCGGTGTGAAGCTGGGAGGGCTCGGCTTGCCGTCTCTTTGGTGCTACTCGCTCGGTCGCTTCCGATCTGGGGTCGCCACCTCCTCAAAAACCAG ATTACCATCTTATGTAGCCGTACGCACACCTAGAGCTGCATACCCAACTGCTGTTGAG GATGGATGTTCCAGTGAGACCAATAGAATTCCGACTCCCAAAGTTATAATAGATCAGGACTCAGATCCAGATGCAACTATTGTTGAGATAACCTTTGGTGATCGCCTTGGAACTCTTCTTGACACT ATGAATTCCCTCAAGAACTTAGGTCTACATGTTGTCAAGGCCAATGTatacttggattcttctggaaagCGCAACAGATTTGCAATAACTAACAG GTACACCGGTCGTAAAATTGATGACCCAGAATTGCTAGAAACAATACGATTGACAATTATCAACAACATGCTCCAATATCACCCG GAGTCTAGCAGCCAATTGGCTATGGGAGCAACTTTTGGAGTGGAGCCACCCGAGCAGAAG GTTGATGTGGATATTGCAACACGTATCAATATTTATGGTGATGGACCTAACAGAAG CTTACTTGTGGTGGAGACAGCAGACCGTCCAGGGTTGTTGGTTGATCTTGTTAAGATCATCACAGACATAAATATCACTGTCCAATCTGGAGAGTTTGACACTGAG GGACTGTTGGCGAAAGCAAAGTTCCATGTCAGCTATAGGAATAAACCGATCGGCATGAGTTTGCAACAG GTTCTCTCTAATAGCTTGCGTTATTTCTTGAGGAGGCCGACAACAGAGGAGGCGAGCTTTTAG
- the LOC135617385 gene encoding uncharacterized protein LOC135617385 produces MSVGGSFQQWEKDVFFSAAEEVQESADVMESIYRMWTRNARDGFDLEASYEFRRELQTALGTAKWQLEEFEKAVKLSHGDNSSDENAITRHRQFVSAIGNQISRVEKGLNDSLIEEGKPPLCWVQLDKEERDDLANFLSGVSRDSHGAKDVAHGNPDLMKSFMGTVTVNKDKRYVVEVAAKEPSEEKDDSLLVAPQQPYGQTRVLSSADIGAWKIVIADEDTDKRSAEVRPDMPNHESGQTGSLRSVESTSKLQWFRNNLWKAKNEEPHFLRHGLSYYLDLKGVTRFAQGINGLTGRSRNCHSNSSQWLKRSHSQTFVGKVGRFQRPTEGPQHCMRFMRSVWMTFLLTMSIVLIVPFVLYTA; encoded by the exons ATGTCGGTGGGTGGTAGCTTCCAACAGTGGGAGAAAGATGTGTTCTTTTCCGCCGCGGAGGAGGTCCAGGAATCGGCCGACGT GATGGAATCTATTTATAGAATGTGGACACGGAACGCCAGGGATGGATTTGATTTAGAAGCTTCGTATGAATTCCGTAGGGAGCTTCAAACTGCTCTAGGCACTGCGAAGTGGCAG TTGGAGGAGTTTGAGAAGGCTGTCAAATTGAGTCATGGAGATAATTCGTCGGACGAGAATGCAATCACTAGGCACAGGCAATTTGTTTCTGCAATTGGAAACCAAATTTCACGTGTCGAGAAGGGATTGAATGATTCATTGATTGAAGAAGGGAAGCCACCGCTGTGCTGGGTCCAATTGGACAAGGAAGAACGAGATGACCTGGCAAATTTTCTCTCTGGGGTGTCACGAGATAGTCACGGAGCAAAAGATGTTGCTCATGGTAACCCTGATCTTATGAAGAGTTTTATGGGTACAGTTACAGTAAATAAGGATAAGAGATATGTTGTGGAAGTCGCAGCAAAAGAGCCTTCTGAAGAGAAAGATGATTCATTGCTTGTTGCACCACAACAGCCTTATGGGCAAACAAGGGTATTGAGCTCAGCAGATATTGGTGCTTGGAAAATTGTAATTGCTGATGAGGATACGGATAAAAGATCAGCTGAAGTTAGACCTGATATGCCAAATCATGAATCTGGTCAAACTGGTTCTTTGAGGAGTGTTGAATCCACATCAAAGTTGCAATGGTTTAGGAACAATCTGTGGAAGGCCAAGAACGAGGAGCCTCACTTTTTGAGGCATGGATTGTCATATTACCTTGACTTGAAGGGAGTAACTCGGTTTGCTCAG GGAATTAATGGGTTGACTGGAAGAAGCAGAAATTGTCACAGTAATAGCAGCCAATGGTTAAAACGTTCACATTCTCAAACTTTTGTTGGAAAAGTTGGCAGATTCCAAAGGCCTACAGAAGGACCACAACACTGTATGCGTTTTATGCGCTCTGTATGGATGACTTTCTTGCTCACGATGAGTATTGTATTAATTG TACCATTTGTTCTCTACACTGCTTAA